The Harmonia axyridis chromosome 3, icHarAxyr1.1, whole genome shotgun sequence nucleotide sequence gagcgcgcTCGTTTAATTCGATCATATCTGTTGTCATCTAAatataaagttttatttttcttgaatttcgtATTGTTTCGATGTTGCTATCACTTGTCACGGAAATATGGGAATATTttctcaatattcttcttgaatatccTCAATTCTTGATGATTTGATCTGCTTAATATATTTCAGGAAGCTTTATTTTTTATCTACATTTCTTTGGTTCTGTTTACGCGATCAATATTAAATTTTGCATGACacaatcgaatttgaggatggaAACGTCATCAGCGAGTCgaatcttatcgtttgagaccattccaagctcaatattcgaaaattgcagTCATCGTGACGAAAGGATAAAGTAATATGTTCaaggaacgagcgctcaaagaTCAAGAAAGTACACCTGCGCCAAATATCATTTGTATCATAAtgcaaatacaatatttcacaatgAGAATTCCCTGAATTAGTTTCGcatttatttattcttcaaattctgtttttcgagatatatggccttttctgaatgaaaacttaatttgaattattgtttttcTATCCTTAAAAACACATTAGCTTCTTCATCTAGAGAAATTGTGTACATGGACACATTTTAATAATTCACGTATTCAAATGTGTAATAATGTAATATTCAAGCAATGAAGGCACTATGATTAAATAAGTTACTAATCAATGAAAGCTTGGGTCATATTCAAGAAGATTTCttttgcaaatttgaataaaaaaattcaataaacaaaGTAAGTATCATAAACTGCATAGTTTCTGTGTTCCtataaatattcaatagaaaaaatcaCAGGAATACCGTTGCACAAAACAAAGCCTTGCTTGCCAAAAGTGACGAAAATGGAAACAAGAATTATTTGTGTGAATTACTTTGTATCATCTGTACTCAAATTAAGTATTCCACGAATCTCCATTAGTTTAGCATGTTCGCAAAGAACTCAAAAATTGTCTATAACCTACCATTTGGAATTTCTCAATCCttgtcatttcaattttcaaaaatccaaagTCTTTGTTTTTACATTAACTCACATACGCGCACAATTACTGAAAACCGATTCAAAAAGTTcaattttcatcatgaaatttttccagGAAATGAGTAAACCTTTGTCATTGTTAAACAAGTGAGTACTTTCGTTTGAAATCGCTTCTCATATTTTATCAATGTTATcatattttctgatttatttttaCTCCCGGACTTTCCCAGAACGTTGATTGTTAGGATTAATATATATTTGttcaatataaatgtacctaatttttttacaaattaACTCAACTGTATCACAGTAGAATCGGAAAAAAGTTGAAAGTATGAAAACGTTCATTCAGAGATTAGTTCATAATTCCTGAATGAATGATGTTTCTAATTTACTCTAACAGTCATGCGAAATTCCTTTCTGTATTACATCCCGATAAAATATTcacatgaaataaaatcattcctCCTTGACGCAGAAACTGtcaaaaaaatgacaaaaatatCATTCGCCTACGTCGATATTCAATTGTATCAACTTCACTATTATAGTTTTATTTATTAAtgtatatttaattgagaaataAGATGTGCCCATTTCTGATGTTATATTATTCTTACATACCCTTCTTGATGAAAGTCCAGCCATTTAAAAGTCTTTGTTCAAAACACCTCACTGGAAAGTCGATATGTCCTATAAGTTCCTTAATAAATTAAAGCACTGGCACTCAACACCTTATGATCAATGCGTTCCGTCTAGCTAATAATTTTTCACAAAGTTTTATGGGTTCACTCGAAGTTGTGTATAGTTCAATTAATTCATGTATAATAGGCTATCTAGTTTATGGCATGTTAATTTATGAaacagaaatattttgaaagagaataaaatgaaaacaaatccaACTGACGCAACTCCGTTTGAATCCAAACTAAGATgcccaattaatttttttgtgatacgATATCAGTTTGCTTAACCGCCCTAGAACACATTATTCGATGTCTCAACACTGATGCCGATAAGAAGATCATGACCTTTTGACAAGAGCTACGTTGCTACTTTCTGCACAGATATATGCTAAGAGCCTACTTTTTTGATATAAACTCAACCATTTTATgaagaatatttcgaatttaCATAAAATTTGGGTTTTATATTCCAACATGGTAATTTCATGGAATTTATTAAGGATCCCTATTGTTTTTTCCGAGAGCAGGGGCTGATTCAGTAAATTTAAATGAGTTTGGGGACCTTTAATTCCTTATAACTCCTATTTAATTTATGAGAAAGTTACCACGCCGATTATATCTAGATATACctaatgaacattgatatcattaCACGGTTGAAATCATAGAAATTCAATAGGACACTCAATTAAAAGAGAATACCTACcagattcatttattttatttatttcatgggATGGGttatgaacaatgtcatattcagATTCTTCTATTTTTTATGCTTCACTTAAACAAATGTTTTTGCATAGGTTTATCTACCTTCGGTAGCGATAAAACAAGTAAAGGATAACATAATACAAAATCCGGAAATCATCGAGTAATcgtagaatatttttttttctttaagacaGAATACACTGTATAGAAAACgtcgaaaaaatatatatgcatACAATGATAGTGATAAAAAAGCAAATTAGTaactgaaatagaaaatttgattaaaaaaatattcagattcctcaaacaaaaaattaattgaagtgTTCGCTGACACTATAAGAAtaatttatcaatattaattccTTAACATCTCTCTTAAATTTGTTGTACTCCAAAACTTTCAGTTTCTTCTGAAGATGATTGAACAATCTGATGCTATAGTACGTTGGCGAGTGCTGAAATTTAGTTGTTCTATGTTTTGGACTACAGAGAATATATTTCTGCCATTCTGCCTTGTATTTTAATCATGATAATCAGAGCATTTTCTCAGTATCTCAGAGTTGTATCTGATATACAACAACCACTTCAGTGTGAAAAAGCAAGGAAACAATCTGTTGAAAATAAAGATGGTCTACAGACTGGTGaaaggtaatttttttatgtgtcTTGAATGTACAATGACTCGAAGAGGATCGTCCTCATAACAGAACGTTGTAGCTCAGGGAACAGTAGGCAAAAGAATAcctttattgaattgaaaagttagttttcaatattagatttagaataatattcattttctcCATTACCTAcaattttttcctaattttgtCATCTTCACGAATTTCGTATACATATTTGTTcagtttcaattttatttatcttcgacaaaatatattgaagtgaGTCAAGGTTAATTAAATGATCTTCACGTGACAAATGAAATACCTAGTGGAAAATATTCCTTTATCGCAAAACAAGgaaaagatcttttaaatttatatgtagaaaagaaaatgaaaggTGTAACTTCAAAATGTTGATAAGGTTTACTCAATAAAAGAAAATCGAACTATAATCGAAAGGTTGGAAAAATTTAGTCACTATGTATttacttattatttattatgagtCAATAAACATATTGTTATTCAAAAGTTCgagtgattttatttatttgtcctCAAGAATGATCCTTCGGAAATTTGTTGGTTACGTTGCGAAATGTTTTCTTCTTATCCGTTACGTACTTTATTTTCATAGAGCATTCCATGTAAATATTTTCAGCATCCGAATTGACGACATTAGTAATGGAATGGAAAAGAATCAATACCCAAATGAAATTTCTGTATGAATACTGAAACGaacatcatttttgaagaacacGTTTTACTCGATGatcattcttgaaaaaaaaaagaattacagaCCTGGAATTTACACGGTGATTTAAAAGTTTTAATGAGTCTGTAACGGTTTTTATAAACAAAATCCGCCCAGCTGTTCTTGTTCAGATTGTAGATTGTTGAATGTTTTTAGAATTTTGGAATAGAGAGTTAGATTTGACCCAATTTGGACCCAATCTGAAATATCTATTCTTTATATTCTTATATTCCTTACATTCAACGAAATTAAAAACTCGGTTAACATGGAAAAACcaggaatttttttatgatatatttttatatattatctCTTCTATATTATTGCGTAAAATTCTGAATTAAGAGATAAGATAAGATATTTCTTTCTACGAATCACcaatttttatggattttccacaTAATTTCTTTAGACAaaaatctacatggaagaaagtaaatatatttaatttgcgaatgaaaaaaaaattggtaacatttcatttttcgcaaaaatattcataatatgtATTTTGTGCAAAGCACTGATACCTATATCTTTGAATTATTCGTGAAgaaaaatctaccaaaaatcattacagaagaggtaaattataatttcgtgtaattcgtcgtacagtgctgtgCTCTActcatttgcttcgaaaaaagaaaggagatgaagtgaatgtacaacttcttacaccgtacaaagtttggtcatcgcaggaacGCAAGaggggaaattaatgggttacaaAGTTAAAGACTGATActcggaaagccacgtggtggtaatacctctcaataaaaataaatgaagaatttgGTCAAAGGATATAAGCAAGAAGCACATAAATGCTGAATTTGGAGATCCAGTTCAGAATAAACTAATATTGACGCTTcatgaagaaatattattacACCTACTGAAACGAAGCTCACACAATCAAAAACTCTAGTTTTCAGAATTCCTTATTTACTCCCAGTGTGGTCAACATCTACAGTATTACGCCTATAGTTACCAATCAATTCAAAACAACTTCCTCCCGTATTGAATTGCCTAGAACAATCAACATTTGAATTGTTGTTAATTATTAAGAATTCACGTGATTAATTAATGCCTCAGTTAAGGTAACATCGAAGtattaggtatggaaaatttcttcTTTGAGTACCTATATCGTTTTATTTTTGTGTTACCAAAAAGCTCTTTGTTGAATATCTTCGAGTCAGTCAtgtaaaaatgatgaatttttacgTACATTTACGTAGACAAAACGAAAATAACCTTGAATAATATACAATTGTCAGAATTTTAAAtgaagtagaaaaaaaaatggaattaaattattccaccgaattaaaaaaattgactcaAGGTTCCTACTCAACCTGTCGGTCAATTTGATCTTATGATGAAAATCTGAAACACATCACACACGGAAATGATGAGCTACTGCCACGATTtatatatacacacatcgtcaaaagtcttggcccccctcatcaactctcaacttattgaatgtaacatgaattttttgtgtgtggaatcttcactatcttatcacttaaatgaaaaccAGCGAAAAATGATATTAGTTCTGGAGAATAgatacaggtgtattcgaagttaataagttttcagcgaataacgagtGTTGTAGAATTGAGAATATTCCTTGGAAAATGCCGGGACATCAAATTTCTTAGTTTGACCGGACAAaaatagtagccctacatcaagaagctttgtcgaaccaccagattgcgcaacttTTGAATATTCCATGGACTTCAGTAATGCGCATAATGGCCCTTTGCCTGGAAACAGGCAACGTTGCCCGAAAACCGGTACCTGGTCGATCCAGAGTAACATCTACAAGAGAAGACCATTGTATCACAAATATTACAAAAGAATCGAACTGTATCTGTAACATCCCTTGGAAGTCATTCTTGAGGGCCTATAGACGGTAGtttcaaccagtaccataaggagatGGTTGCATTCCTCGAATTTTAGGACAAGAAAACATTTAAGAGTACCTCGACTATCACCTGGAGGtagagctacccgtcggcaatgggcagaacaccaccaagactggcttatACCACAATGGCGCAATGTACTTTTTTCGTACGAGTCAGGTTTCGGTTTACAAAGTGctagtcgacgagaaagggtttggagaggtccaggcagatTAAGGCGACTTAATTTCGTCAGGAAAGTTGAGCCCTTTCAAGGCAGTTCAATAATTTgctgggggggggggggtttaaTGTTCGGTCGCCATACCCCTATTATTATcattgaacgaacaatgactgcCATCTACGTAGagaacatcattgaaccaatcattgttgctctgcgcaacgaatttggggataatttcatttatcaggatgataacgccctaCCACACCACACACGAAGGGTTAAAAACATTCTCCAAGacaacaatatccagagaatcacctggccagcaaactcaccagacatgaatcgaATTGAGCATGTATGGGAGAGTAATATCCAATAGCCAAAACTcattttcaacttttcaggaattgagtttagcccttcagtaAGAATGGCACGATATgcctaaaaatttcataaatgacTTGATTCGAAGGATTCCTAGGCGTATTGGGTAGttaattgaaagaagaggtggtaatacggactattgaagTTGGATTCAGTTATGGAATAAccataattaatcaaaaataaataatagataaatttagattttttctcatttttcctattttgtctcatcatGTATAAAGCCATAGTATGAGGATATACTATAAtgaagcaaagagtaacaaacaaagatttacTATCAAATATCTTCTATTTTATTCGTATAATCTCTACATTTGATGTTCCATATGCACTGTTAATTTGTTCATGTGATGATATAATGTTACATAGAGAAAATGCCAATATGAAAAGCAAATTTTTATAGGTACAACACACTAAATTATTATTGAGGAAACCATTCGCCTAATTCAGGTGAATTGTGAGGTTCCAATAAATTGTTAGATAATAATCCATCAAGCCACAACTTCATTTCTTTGCAAAACTTTTCAAGTTATCACAATCAACTTTTCTATAGTCAAAACGAAAACTGGATGATCTACTCCAATTCAAAGCAATTTTATCATTGGTTGACAACAACTGGTGATATTCATTCTCAAAATAATTCCTTGCACCTAAAAAAGGATTATTGTTATTGTGTGTTTGTTGTACAGATCTCGGAATTGTCGATTATAAATTGTTGAAAACGGGTCAAATCATCTCTGCTGACGTCTATTGTAATAAACTTCACTGAATACAAGTATCATTCAGAAGGAGCCTTCTGCGATATAGGTATCGTAAGAAAGTGGCAACATCCTTCATCCTGCAAGAGTAATccaattttacatttttaagTTCTTCCTCAAGTACTTCATCGAATGCACTTAAAAAGTAAGATtgatattatattcatatatCTCTGCATCCTTAGATTACTAAAAATCCAACACAAAAATCTTTTCAATTCTTAAACTCTTGCATAATGGTATGCAGAAGATATCTAATCTTTTTTCGGTAGAAGATTCGATCCGATATAATCCTTAGGAGGTACActtttaatgataatttaattgacgctatattttttttaaacgacCTAACGAATCACCCTCTAAAGTTTCGTTccaggaaacaccctgtatacagatgttcctaaattggaggtacaaacgaaaatgagagatttcttggatcatttaaaaaaaaagtcctgtAAACTtggtccgcaaacgctttctgttcgagatacagggtgtttcttgtaatctTACTTTTTTGTaggattataccagtttatcttTATGAGTCTTCGCTACAGACATAGTGCAAGGAATTACTTATACTatgctacagattaggtaaataagtaccaaaacttattattcatttattgaacatagcttactaactggatctttataataatttggattgccagagaattgttgaaattttttctagaaatcggtagtagatacgacaaaactacaagacaccaaaaagtgtagtactggatcgAAGTTTctctttacatttttctaagcTACcggtggtccaccaaaaaaagtcTGGGGGAAAGAAGCAAGAAgcaggcactgttccagaacAAATATCACTCCGTAGATTTcctttcaaaattagcatagcacatgatgaaaacttaaaattggaatatctaccaaaattcaagttgaatataatTCGAGGAGAAGGTGTttagagaaaaaacttgaaaaaaagatAAACTTTAatactctgtatctcgaaaccaaagcgtttgcgggcgcatgtttataggatttttttcttaaaatgatccgagaaatctgtcacaCAGGATTTACTCTAATTATGTTACATTAGAAAATAGTAAAAATCAATAAAGTGCGTTGATTCTTGAGAACGTTCAACACAAGTTAATATGTTTTCATTGTGGTCATATTTTTCGGCATTTTGTCTAAAGTATTTCTAAATTCTAAAGATCGATTAAGCAATTTACACTAATATCTCCAATCTCCGTCATAATGATTGCTTAACTTTGATCAGAATCGATGTATTTGTTATTGATTTGGGAGAAATTATACAATATATAGACGTCGAATGAAGCAGTACAcaccatttttaaattttgattagCAACTTACTGAAATCTGTTTACATATatggaaaatatatttcagGTCATCTCATTCTAGGACCAAAACTGATTGTATCAAAGagattttcatgtttttattaGGAAGGgtttaagaaaataaaataatttggtAGTGACGAAAACTTTGACGATTCGGTTGGATATCAGATATCATATAATCATGTCATATCATATTCGGTTGgatatcatatcatatattaGGCAATAAATAATATGTTTCGCCCATAATTTCGGTAGGCAATTGATAGAATGAATTTCGACAACATTCAGAATACCTACTTCTTTCTATTTATAGAGTCATTGACATTTTCAGCATCAAGAAAAATAACAGAATGGACGAGTGAACTCCTGAAATATGTAACAActgaaaaatggaatttttagaTATTACTAAATAATATAACTCTGAttttagaataataatttttctgatattATGCATATACCTACACCCACCGGAACGCAAAATACGCGGATAGAGAAACATGAGTTGCCTATAGGTAAAAACAGACCTACCTAGTGAAATAGAATTCTGTAATATTAATGATGAAATAGAATTCTGTAATATTAATGAAATAGAATTCTGTAATATTAATGATGAAATAGAATTCTGTAATATTAATGATGAAATAGAATTCTGTAATATTAATGATCAAATAGAATTctgtaatattaataatattatattatgaatAAATCTCGATTTGTTAGATCTGGCATTAATTATActgcaaaaaaatgtgttcatcATCCCAAAGAACTCATCAAGCTCATAAAATTGAGAAATGGAAAGATTGCATTTACAAATCGTCCAAGATGAAACAGCATTCTTTTTAAATTATGTCTGTATAGAATTCTACAACATACAACATACAGAACTAGTTCTGGTGCCATCTATTGTCGAGTTTCTGCAATTTTGGAACTGTCAGTAATGGACAataacctaaaaaaaaatgaaaacaaaccagcaagaatttgaaatcaaataagAATCTTAAGagtatatattcaattttttgaaatcataatcGTATAACACGCACACTACTTCAAATAGGATATCATTTTAATATTAATCATGAATTTCTTACGTAACATCAGGGGTTCCCACAAAATAGTAAGTATATTACTTGAAGATTACCCAATATTTtgtaatattaaaatttgaggTGAGCAACATAAGGTCTTTTTCTTCCGAGATGAACAATGAACTAGTCAATTCACCCAAGTTTCCTGGATTAGTTATTGCCAAACCGAAGAGAAGGCCAGATGAAACTATTGAAGAGAAGAAAGCACGGTAAAAAAGAACTCTAGTACATAGTAATAAGCTACGGCTAAGGATACTCTAGAATATTATTTTCGCTTTGATATGCATCGAAAATCATGGTACCTAGTTTGCATAATATTTATCAACCTACTTTTCATTTTAGGCTTTTATATCAATCTAGAAAGAGGGGTATGTTAGAGAACGATCTGCTCTTGAGTACCTTCGCATCTAAGTATCTAAAAGAATTCAACTCTGAACAAATCATTGAATATGACAGGTTAGACAACTTTTTCAGTAATCGTTTATAACATTCTATCATTTATTGTCCGGATAAACATTTCCTTTCAGAATGATAAATGAACCTTCCAATGATTGGGATCTGTATAATTGGGCTCTTGGTGTGAAGCCAACCCCGAAAGATTATGACACTGATGTTTTTCAACTATTCAAGGAACATgttaaaaatacaaaaaggGAAACAAGATTCAGGCAACCTGATCTTTATTAAATCAATGAAACCATAGTGATATTTCCATAGAATTATATGAATAGATCTTGTTGGAGAGtttattaaatttgtttcaTTCACAAATTATCTTTCAGTGTTTATGTTAGATCTTAATTAGAGGAAAATTATTTGTTACATTTTGATCAATTCACTTCGCAGTAATCTGAATTAAATGGCTTGAGGATACAATGATAAAGCTTCTAAGTACACATCTGAAGATTAATTTTAACAAGCTCCTCAAATCAGAGTGATTCCACAAAAACTTTCAgatttttcatcaacatttCATTATGGGAACAGTTATATAACTTGtttttttatgattaatttAAAATTGCATTGCTAGGGAATGTTCCAATTATTactcaatttttgtgaaatgcAGTATCTTTTAAGGGCAGGGagtatgaaaattattcaatagttCAAAATGCCTTTCATTCAATATCATTTAGTGTCTTCAAATGGTATTTCAATGTAGACTTGACTAGTCTCATGTTACATCAAGTATGCTGTTATCCTGAAGGTTGAAAAATCAACATTGGCATTGTAACAGTGAAATTGAGCTTGCAGATATAATTTCCGCCGCGTCTTACATTATTAATTACCCAATAATGCAAACCAGACTCAGGCAGCTGTCTGCATTCATCTATTTCTGAATATCACTCGTCTTGCAGACAGAAATAACCATGCTCTGGACTCCACAGTGCTGTTGTGCCTTTTTGTTTTGGATGTTTAATGAGCAGGAACAGTAGCCGCATATCTCGACGCTTTAAAAATACATTGTGTAAAATTAGCCCACATATAATAAGGTATTAAACATCAAATGGTCGTTTAACgagaattcaaaatgattttgagATCAGCGCTAATAATTCAACTGCGCGAATTGAAGATTTTAATCTAGTGAGTCAGCGTTCAAGTTcaggtttattaacgtcataATGGAACTCAACATAAACTATATTACGGATGTGGAAAGGCAGTATACAAATAATCATAGTTTTCTAGAAACATTTTGGAATTGGAGAGAATTTTTCTCTGGCGGTTTTGAGAATGCACAAAAACTGTAAGAATAGAACGCATAtgtcaaaatattttaataGCTTAATTCATTAAATTCATAATTCCGTGCTATATTGCAATGTCAACAACAATTCAAGAATTAAAACGTAAAATATGATATATTCACTCAATTTATTATACATCTTCGAAGAAGGACTCTTTATTCTAAAGAATTCAATTACGCCAACGACTAATCCAATCAACAGAACATTTTTAAAGGTATTTTCAGGACATCATTACGCGTCCTTCATTTCTTTTATGCACTGACAAGTTTTGGATACAGAGGTAATATAATATGTGTTTTGGAAAGGGAAGAAAGTCAGTCGTAGAAATACTGtagttattcgaaaaaatgctGCGGTTTTGGTCAGAAATTCAGAGAGAAATTCATTGACTGTTAGTTTTTATTCCATAATGGTCTTTCTTGACGAATCATGTAAAATTTTCAGCATTTCGCATTTTTGCAATTCTAAGAATCACAAAACACCTTCAACATGAACTGACAAAATTAAATACTTGCAAAGTAAATCCATAATAACTCCGAGtgagtagaaaaaaattgttcgaaatATTTGAAGTTCAAATTGTCGGTATACAGGGTGAGAACTATTTAGCGGGGCACTAcaaggatatcgaaaaccgttagaaagacagggtggattaaattacaaaaaaagttgcgttatttagggattagtatattggtgtgaacagatccgaaTTATCGCAGATATTTCGGATCTAATCACACCAACACagtcatccctaaataacgtaACTTTTTTGTTTTGCCACCCTGTCTGTCTAACgtttttcgatatccctgtagtggccctctaaatagttctaacccctGTATAGCTTGATACTATCCTAATTTAATAgatgatttttcaaattaatctcATGAATATACTgtcaatatgattttatatcaTGTCATCGAAGTGACCGAATTTCTATTAATAAT carries:
- the LOC123677100 gene encoding succinate dehydrogenase assembly factor 2-B, mitochondrial-like; the encoded protein is MNFLRNIRGSHKIVSNIRSFSSEMNNELVNSPKFPGLVIAKPKRRPDETIEEKKARLLYQSRKRGMLENDLLLSTFASKYLKEFNSEQIIEYDRMINEPSNDWDLYNWALGVKPTPKDYDTDVFQLFKEHVKNTKRETRFRQPDLY